From a region of the Fibrobacter sp. UWB16 genome:
- a CDS encoding SbcC/MukB-like Walker B domain-containing protein, with protein MKILKVEFENINSLAGEWCIDFTDPSYKELDHSLFVISGKTGMGKTSILDAITLAIYGATPRQELIYNGGNGNAVMTSDKGTCYARVTYSCKKGTFVSEWSQRRARDKADGKLQNAQGTIYAIDNPHHYIFNGNTGAKGELGKANAELIQLDYSQFCRSIMLAQGEFSKFLTSNERERADILEKLNGTERYRRIGQKVGEHRSLANRAKETAQTAFNTLSEALPKAEEIAIDETLLKDLADKQKNLAIQKSDFEARINWRNSLNSSQDRLNKAEAELSKASSNKSSFAEKETQLAQAEKARECVSLYTELQGLRARKSADESALVKLQGEFKTSTEALSLIREKKATLEKAKNDAEQFIVESEPLWNEIRKLDENLKNAAGIKSTAESRKNRAAQELTKAESGLKKVQAEILTLEPKVTGLKEIQDNNAKDAELRGIVPQSENLVSTIRKQLKDISDAVNAKVAAEKDFTKADDKLKAATKRKQELFEEQQKLFENDILVLADIIQKHLVEGAPCPVCGSKEHPACNQQAGSISIDESSASSVADKIRDLNLRLQKADAFMAQCEIDKNRATTAQNAAIESIDALNHQKNETAEQIAALWKPWAEFNIETATAILNDLKQRQQQFETRQAELDDLSSKLAIARNNATIFEDAVKQAKENLASESSAFDKAGDEFEQIQKTRASKFGDKNVETEASTAASKKNEATAAYTKADNEFRNAENHCIDLESRIKSTSESIAATAEKIVNASANFTSAITSKGFTDEAAYLAASMPEVEFSQLQLQKKSIDEALASATRLREEAIDAIEKIKSERSDDIPLQDLLDQKKAVEDELNALQQKSGAAQERVNRYKMNLAKLQELEKDLNEKKAEAARWDAMGDWFGVKDGSDFATFVQGLTFKSLLKLANRHLQIVKDRFRLVAKGNLGFEVDDAEFDTPRGISNLSGGEKFLISLSLALGIADFASRNVRVESLFMDEGFGTLDDVTLEDVMNCLRSQQREGKMLGIITHVESVVNSINQKIVLEAAQHGHSIIKGPGVSQKR; from the coding sequence ATGAAGATCCTAAAAGTCGAATTTGAAAATATCAATAGCCTCGCCGGTGAATGGTGCATAGACTTTACCGACCCTTCATACAAGGAACTGGACCATAGCCTTTTCGTCATTAGCGGAAAAACGGGCATGGGAAAGACTAGCATTCTCGATGCCATCACGCTTGCCATTTATGGAGCCACCCCTCGCCAGGAATTAATTTACAATGGCGGCAACGGCAATGCCGTCATGACTTCGGATAAAGGCACATGTTACGCACGAGTCACTTACAGTTGCAAAAAAGGGACTTTCGTATCGGAATGGAGCCAGCGCAGAGCCCGCGACAAGGCCGACGGGAAATTGCAAAATGCGCAGGGTACAATATACGCCATCGACAATCCGCACCATTACATCTTTAACGGAAATACCGGTGCAAAAGGAGAACTGGGCAAGGCAAATGCAGAGCTCATTCAACTCGACTATTCCCAATTTTGCCGTTCGATAATGCTTGCACAAGGGGAATTCAGCAAGTTCCTGACAAGTAACGAAAGAGAACGCGCCGACATTCTCGAAAAGCTGAACGGGACGGAAAGATACCGCCGCATCGGCCAAAAAGTTGGCGAGCACAGAAGCCTCGCGAACCGCGCAAAAGAAACCGCACAGACGGCATTCAACACCTTGAGCGAAGCACTCCCCAAGGCCGAAGAAATTGCAATTGACGAAACTTTGCTTAAAGATCTCGCCGACAAGCAAAAGAACCTTGCTATCCAAAAATCAGATTTCGAAGCGAGAATCAACTGGCGGAATTCACTGAACAGCAGCCAAGATCGCTTGAACAAAGCCGAAGCAGAACTATCAAAGGCAAGTTCAAACAAGTCTAGCTTTGCGGAAAAAGAAACGCAACTTGCTCAAGCGGAAAAAGCTAGGGAATGCGTATCGCTCTACACGGAGCTGCAAGGTTTACGCGCCCGCAAAAGCGCCGATGAATCCGCACTTGTCAAACTGCAGGGTGAATTCAAGACATCGACAGAAGCATTGAGCCTTATTCGCGAGAAAAAAGCAACACTCGAAAAGGCCAAAAACGATGCAGAACAATTTATCGTTGAAAGCGAACCTCTCTGGAACGAGATTCGCAAGCTCGACGAGAACTTGAAAAACGCAGCAGGAATCAAATCAACGGCGGAAAGCCGCAAGAACCGCGCCGCCCAAGAACTCACCAAAGCAGAATCTGGCTTAAAAAAAGTCCAAGCAGAAATCCTCACTCTTGAGCCCAAAGTAACAGGCCTCAAAGAAATCCAGGACAATAACGCCAAGGATGCAGAACTGCGCGGGATTGTACCGCAAAGCGAGAATCTTGTCTCCACAATTCGAAAGCAACTTAAGGACATCAGCGATGCCGTAAATGCGAAAGTTGCCGCCGAAAAAGACTTCACAAAAGCGGACGACAAGTTAAAGGCCGCCACCAAGCGCAAGCAGGAACTTTTCGAGGAACAGCAGAAGCTGTTTGAAAACGATATTTTGGTACTCGCCGACATCATCCAGAAGCACCTCGTTGAAGGCGCCCCGTGCCCGGTCTGTGGTTCCAAAGAACACCCTGCCTGCAACCAACAAGCAGGAAGCATTTCCATTGATGAGTCTAGCGCCTCGAGCGTTGCCGATAAAATCCGCGATTTGAATCTTCGATTGCAAAAAGCAGACGCGTTCATGGCACAATGCGAAATCGACAAGAACCGTGCAACGACTGCCCAAAACGCAGCCATCGAAAGCATTGATGCATTGAACCATCAAAAGAACGAAACCGCAGAACAAATTGCAGCTCTGTGGAAGCCATGGGCCGAATTCAATATTGAAACCGCAACTGCAATTCTAAACGATTTAAAGCAGAGACAGCAACAATTCGAGACGCGCCAAGCCGAACTAGACGATTTGTCTAGCAAGCTCGCCATAGCACGCAACAATGCGACCATTTTCGAAGACGCTGTCAAGCAAGCCAAAGAAAATCTCGCATCCGAATCTAGCGCCTTTGACAAAGCGGGCGACGAGTTTGAACAAATTCAGAAAACGCGAGCAAGTAAATTCGGCGACAAGAACGTAGAAACCGAAGCCAGCACGGCTGCATCCAAAAAGAACGAAGCGACGGCCGCATACACCAAAGCGGACAATGAGTTCCGCAACGCCGAAAACCATTGCATCGATTTGGAATCCAGAATCAAGTCTACGAGCGAAAGTATTGCAGCAACCGCAGAAAAAATCGTCAACGCCTCTGCAAATTTCACAAGCGCCATCACGTCCAAAGGCTTTACCGACGAGGCAGCCTATCTTGCAGCCTCCATGCCAGAAGTGGAATTTTCACAGTTGCAATTGCAAAAGAAATCTATTGACGAAGCATTAGCCTCTGCAACACGATTGCGAGAAGAAGCTATTGATGCCATCGAGAAGATAAAGTCTGAACGTTCCGACGACATTCCGCTCCAGGATTTACTCGATCAAAAGAAGGCCGTCGAAGATGAACTGAATGCGCTCCAGCAAAAATCAGGCGCCGCACAAGAAAGAGTCAACCGTTATAAAATGAACTTGGCAAAACTGCAGGAACTCGAAAAAGACCTGAACGAAAAGAAGGCCGAAGCAGCCCGCTGGGATGCTATGGGCGACTGGTTCGGTGTCAAGGACGGCAGCGACTTTGCCACATTCGTTCAGGGGCTCACTTTCAAGTCGCTCCTCAAGCTTGCCAACAGGCACCTGCAAATCGTCAAGGACCGTTTCAGGCTCGTTGCCAAAGGAAACCTGGGCTTCGAAGTGGACGATGCTGAATTCGACACACCGCGCGGAATTTCCAATCTCTCGGGTGGTGAAAAATTCCTGATTAGTCTTTCGCTTGCGCTCGGAATTGCAGACTTTGCCAGCAGAAACGTCCGCGTCGAATCACTCTTCATGGACGAAGGTTTTGGAACGCTCGACGACGTGACCTTGGAAGACGTGATGAACTGTCTGAGAAGCCAGCAGCGCGAAGGAAAAATGCTCGGCATCATCACGCACGTTGAATCGGTCGTGAACAGCATCAATCAAAAAATTGTACTTGAAGCGGCACAACACGGTCATAGTATCATCAAAGGACCTGGCGTTAGCCAAAAACGTTAA
- a CDS encoding ribonuclease R family protein has translation MAKELPSEEQIIAILRDEPMVGSQLRSALGLPKKQKMAFKQLLADMIERGVLKRSAHKEYQLGDGEPLEDKREKRRKKLAEQGVEDNRRPGARSRRQTEKDSGTRVKRGILHQTGDEDWQVTEIDTGKVYEMCHRRQAPGKEGETISFTLYPHPKLKHSYLAKVDRSAEIMNVTWDEVKTKFMEESNLPKGFSPAIEKYVASITEPTEKDFKGRVDYRKLDILCIDPEGAMDHDDAISVERKPNGGYKLGVHIADVSYYVPEGSDLDEEALERSYTQYLPWTAVPMLPEKLSSGVCSLHEGVDRCAFTCMIDLDKDANVLGWDFHRSVVNITKGITYQQAVKMMEEGDDSIKALAEVTALLKRNRTKDGLLEFQTTEYGCKFDENGEPVKIFPREHDDSNSWVEECMLIANNCCAKELKQRKLQGIYRIHEAPDTKDIMELYYMYPDLFKDAPVMLRDLGKPRSGDTNLNPVAFKLYEHLVKRAAGDETLTNRILRSMQKAHYDSNSFGHFALNWQDYSHFTSPIRRYADLWCHRELARKGKEIDAERVNSVIEVCDLISANEIKNMKVERISIKVCSCWILKSRIGDSFEANVTGIEEWGIYVSIDDPIAEGLVRYRDIAGDDFYVFNPDQGLAFGKRSGRTFRRGDKVMVQLLRVDPLRGQADFSITEKLSPEPKKRRTREDTERDIRNFNERADRAAAAEALGYVSQPDEDDDYEPEYVSRGRRGRRDFDGPIFERTGRDSRERGGFRKGRDEFDEGRRSDKRGKHGSEKRSGRDSREFGEGFHVASEPREARRGRRSSEKGRGRSSRGGRRGR, from the coding sequence ATGGCTAAGGAATTACCGAGCGAAGAACAAATTATTGCAATCCTTCGTGACGAACCTATGGTAGGGAGCCAGCTCCGTAGCGCTCTCGGCCTCCCCAAAAAACAGAAGATGGCTTTTAAGCAGCTCCTCGCCGACATGATCGAGCGCGGTGTTCTCAAGCGTTCTGCCCACAAGGAATACCAGCTGGGCGATGGCGAACCGCTCGAAGACAAGCGCGAAAAGCGCCGCAAGAAGCTTGCAGAGCAGGGCGTCGAAGACAACCGCCGTCCGGGCGCTCGCAGCCGCCGTCAGACCGAAAAGGATTCCGGCACACGCGTGAAGCGCGGCATTCTGCACCAGACCGGTGACGAAGACTGGCAGGTGACCGAAATCGATACCGGCAAGGTGTACGAGATGTGCCACCGCAGGCAGGCGCCGGGCAAGGAAGGCGAGACCATCAGCTTCACGCTTTATCCGCACCCAAAGCTCAAGCACAGCTACTTGGCAAAGGTGGACCGCTCTGCCGAAATCATGAACGTGACTTGGGACGAAGTCAAGACAAAGTTTATGGAAGAGAGCAATCTTCCGAAAGGCTTTAGCCCCGCTATTGAAAAGTACGTGGCCTCCATTACAGAACCGACCGAAAAGGATTTCAAGGGCCGCGTGGATTACCGCAAGCTCGACATTCTCTGCATTGACCCCGAAGGCGCCATGGACCACGACGATGCGATCAGCGTGGAACGCAAGCCGAATGGTGGATACAAGCTCGGCGTACACATCGCCGATGTGAGCTACTACGTGCCCGAAGGTTCGGACCTCGACGAGGAAGCTCTTGAAAGAAGTTATACGCAATACTTGCCGTGGACGGCAGTGCCGATGCTCCCGGAAAAGCTTTCGAGCGGCGTTTGCAGTTTACACGAAGGCGTAGACCGCTGCGCATTCACCTGCATGATCGACCTGGACAAGGACGCAAATGTTCTCGGTTGGGATTTCCACCGCAGTGTCGTGAACATCACGAAGGGCATCACGTACCAGCAGGCCGTGAAGATGATGGAAGAAGGCGACGATTCCATCAAGGCTCTCGCCGAAGTGACGGCACTCCTCAAGAGGAACCGCACCAAAGATGGCTTGCTCGAATTCCAGACAACTGAATACGGCTGCAAGTTTGACGAGAACGGTGAACCGGTCAAGATTTTCCCGCGCGAACACGACGATTCCAATTCTTGGGTCGAAGAGTGCATGCTCATCGCGAACAACTGCTGCGCGAAAGAACTCAAGCAGCGCAAGCTGCAAGGCATTTACCGTATCCATGAAGCTCCGGACACGAAGGACATCATGGAACTCTATTACATGTACCCGGACCTGTTCAAGGACGCTCCGGTGATGTTGCGTGACTTGGGCAAGCCGCGCAGTGGCGATACGAACTTGAACCCGGTTGCTTTCAAGCTTTACGAGCACTTGGTCAAGCGCGCTGCTGGCGACGAGACTCTCACAAACCGCATTTTGCGCAGTATGCAGAAGGCGCATTACGATTCCAACAGCTTCGGGCATTTCGCCTTGAACTGGCAGGATTACAGCCACTTCACTTCGCCGATCCGCCGTTATGCCGACCTCTGGTGCCATCGTGAACTCGCCCGCAAGGGTAAGGAAATCGACGCCGAACGCGTGAACAGCGTGATTGAAGTCTGCGATTTGATTTCGGCAAACGAAATCAAGAACATGAAGGTGGAACGCATCTCCATCAAGGTGTGCAGCTGCTGGATTTTGAAGAGCCGCATTGGCGACAGCTTCGAAGCAAACGTAACAGGCATCGAAGAATGGGGTATCTACGTTTCCATCGACGATCCGATTGCCGAAGGTCTTGTGCGCTACCGCGATATCGCAGGCGACGACTTCTATGTGTTCAACCCGGATCAGGGTCTTGCATTTGGCAAGCGTAGCGGCCGCACCTTCCGCCGTGGCGACAAGGTGATGGTTCAACTCCTCAGAGTTGACCCATTGCGCGGTCAGGCAGACTTCAGCATCACCGAAAAGCTGAGCCCAGAACCGAAGAAGCGCCGTACCCGCGAAGATACCGAACGCGACATTCGCAATTTCAATGAACGTGCAGACCGCGCTGCGGCCGCCGAAGCACTCGGCTATGTGAGCCAGCCGGACGAAGACGACGATTACGAACCGGAATACGTTTCTCGCGGTCGCCGTGGACGTCGCGATTTCGACGGTCCGATTTTTGAACGCACCGGTCGCGATTCTCGTGAACGTGGCGGTTTCCGCAAGGGCCGTGACGAATTCGATGAAGGTCGCCGTTCCGACAAGCGTGGGAAACACGGTTCTGAAAAGCGCAGCGGTCGCGACTCCCGTGAATTCGGCGAAGGATTCCATGTAGCCAGCGAACCACGCGAAGCAAGGCGTGGCCGCAGATCTAGTGAAAAAGGTCGCGGACGCAGCAGCCGCGGAGGCCGCAGAGGAAGATAG
- a CDS encoding histidine phosphatase family protein: MTKFNLTTIGFAALLATGCGSDENPTNSSKENIPSTPASAFDSLIVQSAANLPACDAGREGRAFFVQNENLPRLCVKGIWRSAADTTDFSITCSDGFLHAVNKVTSLPNGTIIGSPDTVFIEGFISPMTGIAQKGPFVFGTSVTVTEASKDFNTETYQKAEGCIFTNDGRYTFNDVHSNSNCVKIRATGFYRNEVTGRISNNPITLAAKTCSPAHANVNILTHITIPRIEQLTMNHIDFVEAKAQAEREAFAAFGIDTVMLYSQPYFTDGRTDKPVAEDLDMFGNSEYSAALFAISAMIQGERSENDMMNLANNLAEDLKGDGIWNDQNWKIQIADWIVGLDTIWKYNDIRNNVSSWGMGIPNFERYMRAFIPIAYGFGPCTDANAGQVTYVNQGQSALFANDYEHADHSTVRFICDANTKEWRIAQPIEKDTAGFGPGEYNKEVREGRVNHDNFYIFETATNAWRLATPQEADGFTDLVEVYANLKPNEIAVFIIRHSERTGDTSPTGHLTDNGIIYANNLGKRLAMVAKEDFYYGYSGYTRTQETCEEIAKGKGQLNYTLNILPYMDGAWYVMDADKVSEYTTSVGGGWDLYSRYAFAGEFQDAFYDLSIRSEQLLKDNILANLPAMKRVSIMCTHDFLVVPLLAYVTEGHANVRYHEKGRWVNYMGGVAMIIAPDGSIRYVPVKGLESGTM; encoded by the coding sequence ATGACAAAATTCAATTTAACAACGATTGGTTTTGCCGCTTTGTTGGCAACAGGATGTGGTTCTGACGAAAATCCGACAAACAGTTCAAAAGAAAACATTCCTAGCACGCCCGCTTCAGCTTTCGATTCCTTGATTGTCCAAAGCGCAGCCAATTTGCCCGCTTGCGATGCAGGCCGTGAAGGTCGTGCTTTCTTTGTGCAGAACGAGAACTTGCCGCGTCTTTGCGTAAAAGGCATATGGCGCAGTGCTGCAGACACCACAGATTTTAGCATCACATGCAGCGACGGATTTCTGCATGCGGTAAACAAAGTTACGTCACTGCCAAACGGTACAATCATCGGCAGCCCAGACACCGTCTTTATCGAAGGATTCATTTCTCCGATGACCGGTATTGCACAAAAAGGGCCGTTCGTCTTTGGCACAAGCGTTACCGTCACCGAAGCAAGCAAGGATTTCAACACCGAGACTTATCAAAAAGCGGAAGGCTGCATTTTCACCAACGACGGGCGCTACACCTTTAACGACGTCCATTCGAATTCCAACTGCGTGAAAATCAGAGCGACCGGTTTTTATCGCAACGAAGTGACAGGCAGAATTTCGAACAACCCCATCACACTTGCCGCAAAGACATGCTCGCCCGCACATGCGAACGTGAACATTCTCACGCACATTACCATCCCGCGTATCGAGCAGCTCACGATGAACCACATCGACTTTGTCGAAGCCAAAGCGCAGGCGGAGCGCGAAGCATTTGCCGCATTCGGGATTGACACGGTCATGCTTTATTCGCAGCCGTACTTCACCGACGGACGCACAGACAAGCCCGTTGCCGAAGATCTTGACATGTTCGGGAATAGCGAATACAGTGCCGCACTGTTTGCCATCTCCGCCATGATTCAAGGCGAGCGCAGCGAGAACGACATGATGAATCTCGCAAACAATCTCGCCGAAGACCTCAAGGGCGATGGCATCTGGAACGACCAGAACTGGAAAATTCAAATTGCCGACTGGATCGTAGGCTTGGATACAATCTGGAAATACAACGACATCCGCAATAACGTTTCATCATGGGGCATGGGCATTCCGAATTTCGAACGCTACATGCGCGCGTTCATCCCCATCGCTTACGGATTCGGGCCATGTACTGATGCAAACGCAGGGCAGGTCACGTACGTCAATCAAGGTCAAAGCGCACTATTCGCAAACGACTACGAGCACGCGGACCATTCAACCGTGCGATTCATTTGCGACGCCAATACCAAGGAATGGCGCATTGCGCAACCCATCGAAAAAGACACCGCAGGATTCGGCCCCGGCGAATACAACAAGGAAGTCCGCGAAGGTCGTGTGAACCACGACAACTTTTACATCTTCGAAACCGCCACAAACGCCTGGCGACTTGCCACCCCGCAAGAAGCCGACGGATTTACGGACCTCGTTGAAGTTTACGCAAACCTCAAGCCCAACGAAATAGCCGTCTTCATAATCCGCCATAGCGAGCGCACCGGAGACACAAGCCCCACAGGCCACTTGACCGACAATGGTATAATTTACGCCAACAACTTAGGCAAACGCCTTGCAATGGTCGCCAAGGAAGATTTTTACTACGGCTACTCCGGTTACACACGCACGCAAGAGACCTGCGAAGAAATTGCAAAGGGCAAAGGCCAACTAAATTATACGCTCAACATTCTCCCGTACATGGACGGAGCCTGGTACGTGATGGACGCCGACAAAGTTAGCGAATACACGACATCGGTTGGCGGTGGTTGGGATTTGTATTCCAGATACGCATTCGCAGGAGAATTCCAGGACGCATTTTACGATCTAAGCATCCGCAGTGAACAGTTGCTCAAAGACAACATTCTTGCAAATCTCCCTGCGATGAAGCGCGTCAGCATTATGTGTACACACGACTTTTTGGTCGTGCCTCTCCTCGCCTACGTGACCGAAGGGCATGCCAACGTGCGCTACCACGAAAAAGGCCGCTGGGTCAATTACATGGGCGGTGTTGCCATGATCATTGCACCAGACGGCTCTATTCGTTATGTTCCCGTAAAAGGTCTTGAATCGGGAACGATGTAA
- a CDS encoding glucokinase, with amino-acid sequence MEIKWLNPDAKFDRLVLAGDIGGTNTNLGLVGYKDGKFTLILETVCPSQCIEGLDTPIRETLKAAIENRADLKPSHICISAAGPVANNKCVMTNLPWCVDGDAITNATGIPTLVINDFMAISYGIPTLDVDDPKQILKFKHTDGSEPKPQAATKAVIGPGTGMGVGFLAFDGQKYIPACSEGGHSTFAPFDKETQDFRDYMEKRIGTVPGVEPLVSGMGLAHLYEWWRDTKGVPQNDAFKKIEETDWHDRPKYISRASDTDPVAAEMMRMFVKMLARFASDACTLFLPLGGFYLAGGTVQKDLRWLERDNLFMTWFEKNYNPNIRPLLNKIPVYLIKDYSISLYGAANASLNLQK; translated from the coding sequence ATGGAAATTAAATGGCTTAATCCCGATGCAAAGTTTGACCGTCTCGTTTTGGCGGGTGATATCGGTGGTACGAATACGAACCTTGGTCTTGTGGGCTACAAGGATGGCAAGTTTACGCTCATTCTCGAAACCGTTTGCCCGAGCCAGTGCATTGAAGGACTTGACACCCCGATCCGTGAAACGCTCAAGGCAGCAATCGAAAATCGCGCGGATTTGAAGCCGTCCCACATCTGCATCAGCGCCGCAGGTCCGGTGGCAAACAACAAGTGCGTCATGACGAACCTCCCGTGGTGCGTCGACGGCGATGCCATCACGAATGCAACCGGCATCCCGACCCTCGTGATTAACGACTTTATGGCCATTAGCTATGGCATCCCGACTCTCGACGTCGATGACCCGAAACAGATCCTCAAGTTCAAGCACACCGACGGTAGCGAACCAAAGCCGCAGGCTGCAACGAAGGCTGTGATTGGCCCGGGTACGGGCATGGGTGTTGGCTTCCTCGCATTTGACGGTCAGAAGTACATCCCGGCTTGCTCCGAAGGTGGTCACTCTACGTTTGCTCCGTTCGACAAGGAAACTCAGGACTTCCGCGACTACATGGAAAAGCGCATCGGCACCGTGCCGGGCGTTGAACCGCTCGTCTCTGGCATGGGCCTTGCTCACCTCTATGAATGGTGGCGCGACACGAAGGGCGTACCGCAGAACGATGCCTTCAAGAAGATTGAAGAAACCGATTGGCACGACCGCCCGAAGTACATCAGCCGCGCAAGCGATACCGATCCGGTGGCTGCCGAAATGATGCGCATGTTCGTGAAGATGCTTGCCCGCTTCGCTAGCGACGCTTGCACGTTGTTCCTCCCGCTCGGCGGTTTCTACCTCGCAGGTGGCACGGTGCAGAAGGACCTCCGCTGGCTCGAACGCGATAACTTGTTCATGACCTGGTTCGAAAAGAACTACAATCCGAACATCCGCCCGCTCTTGAACAAGATCCCGGTGTACCTCATCAAGGATTATAGCATTAGTTTGTACGGAGCTGCTAATGCAAGTTTGAATTTGCAGAAGTAA
- the sbcD gene encoding exonuclease subunit SbcD, translating into MKLIHTADWHLGNSMHDIDRLEETKQFLSWLKGRIEEFGAECLVVAGDIFDTTNPSVEARRQYFRFLASLLDTCCKNIVLVGGNHDSGAMLDAPRDLLDALNIQMVGSLGDRPIDELVKELKDDSNNVIGISVAVPYVREQELRRFKIEGDDNFVQSTYKGLYQAVYEAAEKLRNGRQIPMIATGHLYASNLEGRPENDNGSDAKGHGMRDIVGNLGTVPASSFPEGFDYVALGHIHYSTKVAGNPKIRYSGSPFILGFDEAERAHHILAIDLQKGVEPSVQKIETPQYYSFKRISGSIESITAQLKQLRKEASPKPLMIEIEYDYTPGVNIHEALLPVLEKAPFEVVSWKVNRNNALGANSFSDETLESVDVLDDEEIFRRLLMSKIGITEMNDDIKKDFENYLPLFRQVVEEVKSEEA; encoded by the coding sequence ATGAAGCTAATCCACACGGCAGACTGGCATTTAGGCAATTCCATGCACGATATTGACAGGCTCGAAGAAACAAAGCAGTTTCTAAGCTGGCTCAAAGGACGCATTGAAGAATTCGGCGCAGAATGCCTTGTGGTTGCAGGCGACATTTTCGACACGACAAACCCGTCCGTCGAAGCGAGGCGCCAGTATTTCCGATTCCTGGCATCGCTTTTAGATACATGTTGCAAGAACATCGTGCTCGTTGGCGGCAACCACGACTCTGGAGCCATGCTAGATGCACCACGAGATTTGCTTGACGCGCTCAACATCCAGATGGTCGGTTCACTTGGCGATCGCCCTATCGATGAACTTGTCAAGGAATTAAAGGACGATTCAAACAACGTGATTGGAATTAGCGTTGCCGTCCCGTACGTGCGCGAGCAGGAGTTGCGCCGTTTTAAAATCGAAGGTGATGACAATTTTGTCCAAAGCACGTATAAAGGATTATATCAAGCCGTGTACGAAGCCGCAGAGAAATTGCGCAACGGCCGACAAATTCCAATGATAGCCACAGGGCACTTGTACGCCTCCAACTTAGAAGGCCGCCCCGAAAACGACAACGGCAGCGATGCCAAGGGGCACGGCATGCGCGACATCGTCGGGAACTTGGGGACTGTCCCCGCGTCATCATTTCCGGAAGGATTTGACTACGTCGCGCTCGGGCATATTCATTACAGTACCAAAGTTGCAGGGAATCCGAAAATCCGCTATTCCGGTTCGCCATTCATCCTCGGCTTTGACGAAGCCGAAAGAGCGCACCACATTTTGGCGATTGACTTGCAGAAAGGCGTGGAACCTTCTGTACAAAAAATCGAGACGCCACAATACTACAGTTTCAAGCGCATTTCGGGATCGATCGAAAGCATCACAGCCCAACTCAAGCAATTGCGGAAAGAGGCCTCCCCCAAGCCGTTAATGATCGAAATCGAGTACGATTACACTCCAGGCGTAAACATCCACGAAGCGCTCTTGCCTGTACTCGAAAAAGCACCGTTTGAAGTCGTAAGCTGGAAAGTCAACCGCAATAACGCTCTTGGCGCCAACAGTTTCTCGGACGAGACACTCGAATCCGTTGACGTGCTTGACGATGAAGAAATTTTCAGGCGCCTCCTGATGAGCAAAATCGGCATCACAGAAATGAACGACGACATCAAGAAAGATTTCGAAAACTACCTCCCGCTTTTTAGGCAAGTGGTTGAAGAAGTGAAAAGCGAGGAGGCATAA
- a CDS encoding 1-acyl-sn-glycerol-3-phosphate acyltransferase, translating to MRAILALFYYIVVFTIMVVAGIPYTLYCGIRGHWENCTKICTFAFRNIIFKLFGIKVAVKGAENIPKGVNYVIVANHQSFLDINVVWHSITSASFMAKASLWKAPVFGWVLNRSGNIPIHTNPRKNAGLGKILKKRLESNYNIVVFPEGHRSEDGHMFKFQNGIFRLAKEQHFDILPVTFINTGKILPKVKWAVYSGTVEMVVHPLIRYEDYAEKPMADLRDETHDLIESAMPYKQAELAAAKEAVAENKEA from the coding sequence ATGCGCGCTATTCTTGCACTCTTTTATTACATCGTCGTTTTCACTATCATGGTTGTTGCGGGTATCCCCTACACCCTCTATTGCGGTATCCGCGGGCACTGGGAAAACTGCACCAAGATTTGCACTTTCGCCTTCAGGAACATTATTTTCAAGCTTTTCGGCATTAAAGTCGCGGTCAAGGGGGCAGAAAACATTCCAAAGGGCGTAAACTACGTCATCGTCGCCAACCACCAGAGCTTTTTGGACATCAACGTCGTCTGGCATTCCATCACGTCGGCGTCATTCATGGCGAAGGCAAGCCTCTGGAAAGCGCCCGTATTCGGCTGGGTCCTGAACCGCTCCGGCAACATTCCTATCCACACGAACCCGCGCAAAAACGCAGGCCTCGGCAAAATCCTCAAGAAACGCCTCGAAAGCAATTACAACATTGTCGTGTTCCCCGAAGGCCACCGCAGCGAAGACGGGCACATGTTCAAGTTCCAAAATGGAATTTTCCGTTTGGCAAAAGAACAGCACTTTGACATTTTGCCAGTTACATTTATCAATACCGGAAAGATTCTCCCGAAGGTCAAGTGGGCGGTCTATTCCGGCACCGTCGAGATGGTCGTTCACCCGCTGATCCGCTATGAAGATTACGCCGAGAAGCCGATGGCCGATCTCCGCGACGAAACTCATGATCTTATTGAATCCGCTATGCCGTACAAGCAGGCGGAACTTGCCGCAGCAAAAGAAGCGGTCGCAGAAAACAAGGAGGCTTAA